The following are from one region of the Planctomonas sp. JC2975 genome:
- a CDS encoding aldehyde dehydrogenase (NADP(+)): MSDTTTEAPANTELDAVMAAAVKAAPVLAATTPRERATWLRAIADALDADAGTLVPLAMRESHLLEQRLTGELVRTTFQLRLFAEQLERGAYLEATIDHADPTWGMGPRPDLRRVLRPIGPAAVFAASNFPFAFSVAGGDTAAALAAGCPVVVKAHSAHIELSHAVARHVEEALRASGAPEGAFALVEGRQTGRDLVLHPDLTVATFTGSLYGGRALFDLAASRPTPIPFYGELGSVNPVFVTAAAASERADAIATGFASSMTLGVGQFCTKPGVLLVPNGAGLEPLVAAAVRETSGGPMLAASISDGFFAGLGTLAERDDVELLTGDPSRADVPTPTVYVTDAAALLAHPHELLEEHFGPAALLVRYDSAEQAVAVAGALEGQLTATVQGADDDADAAALVTVLADKAGRVLFNGWPTGVSVTYAQQHGGPYPATTAPHFTSVGTASIGRFLRPVAYQDVPDAALPPALQDANPWHLPRTVDGALVPAN; encoded by the coding sequence ATGAGCGACACCACGACCGAGGCACCGGCGAACACCGAACTCGACGCCGTCATGGCGGCGGCCGTCAAGGCGGCGCCGGTTCTTGCGGCGACGACGCCGCGCGAGCGCGCCACCTGGCTGCGCGCGATCGCAGACGCGCTCGACGCGGACGCCGGCACGCTCGTCCCCCTCGCGATGCGCGAAAGCCACCTGCTGGAGCAGCGGCTCACCGGCGAGCTCGTGCGCACCACATTCCAGCTGCGCCTCTTCGCAGAGCAGCTCGAGCGCGGCGCCTACCTCGAGGCGACCATCGACCACGCCGACCCGACATGGGGCATGGGACCGCGTCCGGATCTGCGACGCGTGCTGCGCCCCATCGGTCCCGCCGCCGTCTTCGCCGCGAGCAACTTCCCGTTCGCTTTCTCCGTCGCCGGAGGCGACACCGCTGCTGCTCTCGCTGCCGGATGCCCCGTCGTCGTCAAGGCCCACTCCGCTCACATCGAGCTGTCGCACGCCGTCGCTCGTCACGTCGAGGAGGCGCTGCGCGCGTCAGGGGCACCTGAAGGCGCGTTCGCCCTCGTCGAAGGCCGGCAGACCGGGCGCGACCTGGTGCTGCATCCTGATCTCACCGTCGCGACCTTCACGGGTTCGCTGTACGGCGGGCGCGCTCTGTTCGATCTCGCAGCGTCGCGACCGACGCCGATCCCGTTCTACGGCGAGCTCGGCAGCGTCAACCCCGTGTTCGTCACCGCGGCCGCGGCGAGCGAGCGAGCGGATGCCATCGCCACCGGATTCGCGTCCTCGATGACGCTCGGCGTCGGCCAGTTCTGCACCAAGCCCGGCGTGCTGCTCGTGCCCAACGGCGCCGGACTCGAGCCGCTGGTCGCAGCGGCCGTTCGGGAGACCTCCGGCGGCCCGATGCTCGCTGCGTCGATCAGCGACGGCTTCTTCGCCGGGCTCGGCACCCTGGCCGAGCGCGACGACGTGGAGCTCCTGACAGGCGATCCGAGCCGCGCCGACGTGCCGACCCCCACGGTGTACGTCACGGATGCCGCAGCCCTCCTCGCCCACCCGCACGAGCTTCTCGAGGAGCACTTCGGCCCGGCAGCGCTCCTTGTGCGCTACGACTCCGCTGAGCAGGCGGTCGCGGTCGCCGGCGCGCTCGAGGGCCAGCTGACGGCGACGGTCCAGGGTGCAGACGACGACGCGGATGCCGCTGCGCTCGTCACTGTTCTCGCGGACAAGGCCGGCCGCGTGCTGTTCAATGGATGGCCGACCGGCGTCTCCGTCACCTATGCGCAGCAGCACGGCGGGCCGTACCCCGCGACGACCGCACCGCACTTCACGTCGGTCGGCACGGCATCCATCGGACGCTTCCTTCGCCCCGTCGCCTACCAGGACGTGCCGGACGCCGCCCTGCCGCCTGCGCTCCAGGACGCCAACCCGTGGCACCTGCCGCGCACGGTCGACGGCGCGCTCGTCCCGGCCAACTGA